The window CTCTGCGGAGTCCTCAGTGTCTTCAGACCTTTTCCTCTTGGCAGCCAACCGACCTGAAAGAACCAGACAGCAGAAATCCCATGAAAATGTAAGATGGGAGAAGTCAGTAAAGTTACTGTCAACGCCTGTCACTCCattgtgtacctgtgtgtgtctgtctacgGTGGTGTCACTTTTACTACCACTCTGTATATACTTAACACTTACCATGCGACCCTAGAGGGCGCCGTTGGTCggattatacatatatatatatatatacacacacacacacacacacacacatataagtAATAATCTGGCACATAGTGAATTATAACTGGTATGtgaacaaaatcaaccaaacaGCGCCCTCTAGGGCCACAAGATGCAATGGTCACAAAATGTGGATTAACAGCAGCATACACTCTGGACAGGACAGAATGTTACATGCAGTTAcatgcagtttttttcccccatatatatatgtaggtTTTAAGTTTTTAAGAAATCTTTCCTGTTATATCTTGCTCTGTTAATATCTCATGTTTCAATAGGGGTTAATAGACAAGTGCGgataatttatttacataacttctcctttcttttaaaaattagtAGGTGCGGTCTATACACAGTACTCACTTTTTACATGGATATAACTTGCTAAACTTGCACATTTAGTCTTAATTACAGCTTATATGcacatatgcatatatttatattccagGATTTTACTTTTCTTGACTGTACATTTAAACGTCCAGTTTCATACTGTGCTGTGACATAGGACTTCATACCTATTctattatttttcttcattttcttcaccATCAACTTATCTTACCGGTCTCTTGGGTCTGGGCGGCGGCGCGTCTGCCACGGCGGACCACCGTCTCCTCTGGCTTTTCCACCTGGAAGAAGCACAAAGCGCTGAAAAAATACCGGCCGGTGCTGGAGCGGCGCTTCTTCTTCCGGCTTCAGAACTGACCTCCTTCTGCGGCTCGTCCTCGGTCTTTGCCTCCTGCTGCCGGCCTGCAAAGAGTTGCGGGGAAAGCTGTAAATGTGCCGGTCTTAACAAGTATAATAGCCCAGAAGGATCAATAGAGGTAGAGGGGACGCCCACCTGGTGCTGAATTGATCTTGGACCGTCCCCTGCGGGGACCTCTGACCTGCGAGACCTTCTGACTTTTACCATCCTGCAGCAGcaattgacatttttacatttgtttacagCCAATTTTACTCGTCGTGTGATCCTTCTCTACTGCTACGGAACAGACTGGACAGATAGCTAGACCTACCTCGGGATGCTCCTCTGCGCTCGGACCACTGCAGTCCTTTTCACTCTTGCTTTTATCTATATGcattagatatatatatatatatatatatttaaaaacatatataataataatacatgcagCACATGAGAAAATCTGGAATTAAAAACTCACTGGAAGACTGACTGGAGTGTCTGCCCCGGCGAGTTATTTTGTCATcctaaaaacaaacacacaaataaaaaaaggtgcgATATGAAAAGCGCTGCGCCTTGAACAGTAACTCATTAACACGCATTACCACTTCGGACAGGTCGGACCCCCTCTCTTCTTCCGGTCCGTCCGACTTGGACGCGCTACCTGCCGGGGAAAGTAGGAGAAGTGTGGAGCAGAATGCTGCAGCAGATGATTagatgtataaatacattataatttttcttagtctagcacctaacaagatgtataaatacattataatttttcttagtctagcacctaacaagatgtataaatacattataatttttcttagtctagcacctaacaatctccgagcatgctcttcaatgacaagtctaagccttatcagggctcttatcgaacgagaattgctggtgtcttcctcttgtaagtcgctttggataaaagcgtctgctaaataaagtaaagtaaagtaaagtaaagtagtccATGCAGAGAGGAACGTACTGGTTCGTTTCATCAGTCTGGCTCGACGACCTCTTACAGGTTCGGTCACATCTGAGGCAGCGGCCTCCGGATTCTTCTACACAAGGAAGTTAAATTAGAATAATAAACATATTGTGTGGCACACGTGAGGTCACTGGCTGCCTATTTAAAAATAGCAAACGTGTGCTACAAATATGGAAATTGTAATACTTACATCCTCTGGTCCATGGGTCTCCTGAGGACGAGAAGTCGGACCTTCACCTGAGAGGCAGAAGACACAAATCATTCAATTTCGAGCTTCTTTCAGACACGGGCAGTGTTTtcaaaagcaaataaattacAGAGATGCGCAACACGTCCTCAGAGCGTCCTTCTTACCCGCTTCTTCTGACGCGGGCCTGACTGGAGTTCCCTGGTCACGTGTGCTGAGATCTTCCGGTCCGATACCTTCAGCCTGtccagacacacaaaaacaaatatccAAATAGCCGGATGAATCAAAAGGACGCAATTACTGcctaaatgcacattttaataacTGAATAAACTATAAACAGTTCCACACCTCTTGGTTAGAAGGTTCAGCAGAAGCAGGTTCTTCAGAGATGCACTGCTCGGGTTCAGCAGAAGCGGGTTCCTCAGAGACGGACCGCTGGGGTTCAGCAGAAGCGGGTTCTTCAGAGACGGACCGCTGGGGTTCAGCAGAAGCGGGTTCTTCAGAGACGGACTGCTCGGGTTCAGCAGAAGCGGGTTCTTCAGAGACGGACTGCTCGGGTTCAGCAGAAGCGGGTTCTTCAGAGACGGACTGCTCGGGTTCAGCAGAAGCGGGTTCTTGAACGATTGACTGCTCAGATTCAGCAGGTTCTTCAGAAATGGAGTGCTCAGGTTCAGCAGAAGCGGGTTCAGCAGAGATGGACTGCTCGGGTTCAGCACAAGAAGGTTCTTGAACGATTGACTGCTCAGATTCAGCAGGTTCTTCAGACATGGAATACTCAGGTTCAGCAGAGATGGACTGCTCAGGTTCAGCAGAAAAAGGTTCTTCAACAATTGACTGCTCAGATTCAGCAGGTTCTTCAGAGACAGACTGCTCAGGTTCAGCGGAAGAAGGTTCTTGAACGATTGACTGCTCAGATTCAGCAGGTTCTTCAGACATGGAATGCTCAGGTTCAGCAGAAGCACGTTCTTCAGAGATGGACTGCTCAGGTTCAGCAGAAAAAGGTTCTTCAACAATTGACTGCTCAGATTCAGCAGGTTCTTCAGAGACAGACTGCTCAGGTTCAGCGGAAGAAGGTTCTTGAACGATTGACTGCTCAGATTCAGCAGGTTCTTCAGACATGGAATGCTCAGGTTCAGCAGAAGCACGTTCTTCAGAGATGGACTGCTCAGGTTCAGCAGAAGCACGTTCTTCAGAGATGGACTGCTCAGGTTCAGCAGAAAAAGGTTCTTCAACAATTGACTGCTCAGATTCAGCAGGTTCTTCAGAGATGGAATGCTCAGGTTCAGCAGGTTCTTCAGATATGGAACGCTCAGGCTTCGCAGAAGCGGGTTCGAATTCCGAACCCAGGTCTGTTGACAGCCAGAGGTTTACAGAAAAACATGAGCTACAGTGATTTTTGTGATTTACAAAACCAAAACCACTCCTGAAACAAGggtagagaaagaaaaaaaacctagcACCTGCAGGAGGTGGAGGCGTCTGGGCAGATGCTCTCTGGATGCTCGTCAGTTCATCTACATCTGTCCCCACAACCTGGACAAGGtggcatttcacacacaaaagaatAAAACTGGATGTGGCTTCCTACTGGTCCGTTCTGATGAGCTAGTGGAACAAGGTGGGTTTTACTCACATCTGCTGCTTCTGGGGTCTTCTGGCAATTTTGTCCCGCTGGCACATCTACCGTGAAAGGCAAACACTTTTACACTCAAGGAGTGAATCGGCAGTGCTGAATATCATAAGAGACGACGAGAGCAAGGAAATAACCTGCCACAAGGGGGCGCTAGAACTGCCACAGATGTTAACGTACTATTAAACATGAGTGCATAAAATTCGGAAATCAAAAGGTATTAAGCATGATTAAAGCTAATCCACATTCTGACAGGGTTTCTTACCCTCTGTGTTTCCCTCGCCGTTCTGAACCACCGCCGCCACTTCAACACAGTTCTTTAAAACAACAAGCGGCGCAGAATTTATTAAGCTCAGAACTCCACCCATTTTATTCAGTCGTAcctaataataattttgatGGGCATCATTTCATGGTTTTCTCACTGACCGGTGAGAGGACTTCCTTTGGTTCAACCACAAGGGGCGCCGCAGTCTCAATTACCGCTCCTAAGTAAAAGAGAAGAAATGTTAAGTTTAGTATGAGAAACACACtttgtttgcatgttttattctttttttttttaaccctacCTTCACCTGAAGTCTCCATCAACTGTTCATGGTCCTCTGAAGAAAAACCAGCCTCAGAGACCGCCATTTCTACCTCGGCCGGAGACACGGTCGTGTCTGGGTCCATGGACAGGAGCGTAAGGGCCGCCTCCTTCATCAGGTCTGCCTCTCGTGGGGACAGCTCGGCCCTCTGGGACGCCTCCTGTTCGACCTCACTTCTCTCTGCTGAGGAGCAGACCTCCATCAGGCTGAGAAGAGCATCAGCCTCAGCGGGGACAGGGCGCGGCCCTTCCTCAAACTCATGGAGCCTCGCTGGGTGGTCTTCCTCCTCAGGTTCAGGGGTGATGTCACGAATGGCGTCGAAAGCATCGCCTGAAACTGCCGCAGTGCTCGGGTCCATGGTGGGAGCTGAAGCTCCATCCAATTCTTCGGGCTGAGGGTCTGCCTCAGTGACTGGGGTCTCGGCTGCAGCTAAAGAGGTGGAGGCATCTGGGGTATCTTCAGCTTTGGGCATGTCCTCTGACTTCTTTTGGGACTCTTTGGGCTTCTTCTCGTTTGTTTTCTTGGTAGCCTTGGTCTCCTTTGATTTGCCCACAAGGGGTTCTTCTAAGGAAACCAACTCCTCATTTAGagtttccttcttctcctttgcAGAATCAGATCTGCTGATGGGGGGCATTGCTTTGACTTTGCTTTCTTGACCTTGAACCTTCTTGTAAGACAACTGGGATTTTGTTTCTTCCTTAGACTTGGACCTCAGTTTCTCAGATGACAATTTGCTCTTTAATCCAGGCTCCACATCTCTGGAAGCCCGGAGATCTCCCTCAACTTCACCAACCACCTTCAGGTGGTGCGTGGATGCAACATCCACTTTGGACTTGTCTGCTGGGGCAGAATCTTTACTCTCTGATCGGGACTTCACCTTCTCTGCCGACTTAGCTTCAGTCACACTTTTGGACCTCTTGAGGACCTCTTTAACCTTGTCTTTCTTCTTTGTAGCTTCTGATCCCAACTCTTGGTCAGATCTTTCCTCAGAGGAAGCCTTCTGTGTGAGATCGTTTTTCTCACCTTTGATCTTCTCCTTATCTCGGTCTTTCTCCTTACCCTTCTCTTTTGTAGATTCTGATGGTGCTGCCTTGGACTTCTTTGGAGTCACAGTTCGAAAGCCACCATCTTCTGCAGCGGATCCTTCTGAGACTGAAAACCTTGCCTCCCTGCACTTCTTCTCAACATTGACCTTCTTTTCAACGCCCTCGTCTGCCTGTCCAGCATTCTTCTCAGGCCGCTGCTTGAGCTTCGCTCGGTCGTCTGAAAGGCTGCGTTCCTTGCGCTCTTTGAGGTGCTGCTCCTTCTTTCGGTCAAATTTGCCTGAGGACCTCTGGCGGAGGAGCTCTTCAGACCCTTGCTCCAGGTCAAGGATGAATGAGTGCGTTCGGTTCTTATCAGATACCTTCTTGGGCTCCGCAGTGTCCTCCGATACACTGCTGCTCTTTCTCTGTCGTCCATCTTCTGGCACGGAGGCTTCCTGGACCTTCTTCACCATCTTTGACGGCAGAACTTTCGAGGTGCCTGGTTTGGTACCTTCCTACATTTAACGAACCataaatgaacaaagaaaaaaaaaaaaaaaaaaaaaaaaaacaccactttGAACCACCACATATATTAATATCACTTAACCCCACCAAACATCTGCGAAAAACCAACTCACGTCTCTCTTGACCGATTCCACTTCCGTGTCTCCCTTCTTCTTGCCGCCATGATCACCCTCTTTCCTGCAGAAGAACGAAATCAGCTCGCAGTCCACGGACACCAAACCAAACGAGCCCACGACGCACTTCTCAGAACCAACCTGGAGTCCCTCTTCCGCCTCCTGCTGAGGGCAACCTTCTTCTCCAGAACCTTCTTTTCCTTGCGTGCTTCTTTGGCCCGGGGTTTCTGGGCCTCCAGGCTTGGTGAGATGTCCTCggtcttcttctcctctgcgcCAGAAAAAGATGCTCATTTGAAATAGTAAGGGacgcttgcaaaaaaaaaaaagaatgcaaaaaaaaaaaaaaaaaaaaaaaaagtttaaatgtgaGCAAAATTTGAGGAATTCCATGTGCAGATGAATCTAATTTTTGTCTCCAGTGGACCGTGGACCAGATGCTCAGACGCCGTTTTATTAGCATTTTGGGGCCACTGAGTGCTTTTGCATCCATCTGACCTGCTTTCTGTCTCCGTTTCTCCTCGAGTCGCTCCCTGTTCTGCTGCCTCTTCAGTAGCCGCTCTTCTTTATCTTTGGCCTGAAGACACACAGAATTACGTTTGATTCGGTGCCAAATGAAAAAACGCAGTAACAACGTCGCCATCCGCGGAAACCGGACAACCGCAACTGAGCCGAAGCAACATCATGTCACTGATGAATTCCGTTCCGGTCCTCGTACGCACCGCAGAGCGCCTCCGCTGCTCCACAGTGACTTCGTCGTCCGAGTCGCTATAGTAACGGGAATAGAGGAACGGCTTGTGGACGTAGGCCTGCCGTCCTGCGCGTGGCTTGCGCTCTTTCGTTTCCTCGTCTTCAGTTGCGGACGGTTTCTTCTCTGCGTTCTCGTCTGCAAAACGTATAGATATTTTATCCAGTtgcaaaaaacatgaatatgtgGCCGATTCCCATTCTACCTTTTTTATTGGGGCCACAATTAAAGTTCGTTTTCAAGGTATCATCAGAGAATTTAAAAGAGTTGACTCCTCCTTTTTttagtacagggtgggccaattatatggatacaccttaataaaacgggaatggttggtgatattgacgtcctgtttgtggcacattaatatatgtcagggggcaaacttttcaagacgggtggtgaccatagtggccactttgaagttggccatcttggatccaacttttttttttttttttttttcttcccaaaaGGAacaaggtcatgtgacatcaaatttataggtaagaaaaaagaatgaaaaacaatggtaactttattatttcacgagttatttacaagtttctgaccacttatataatgtgttcaatgtcaccaaccattcccattttattaaggtgtatccatataaatggcccaccctgtacagtaTATAAGACTAAATGAAATTTATACTTTGACTGTAATGACATCAGTGCGACACTGAATCTGCAGCCAGTTTGAAAAAATGAACGAACAAACTAATTGATTCATTAATTAATCGAATATATAAAAGGTAAATGCTAGACCTTCAGACGTGATTTCGCCTTCCTCCGTGGTGTCGGAAGGCGGCGGTTCCTCGTCGCTCTCGCCCTCAAACGAGGACAGGTCGCTGGTGTGGACGGAACTCACCGTTATGTCGCTCAGGCCCTCCAGGTCTGAGTCCTCCAAGGAATAttctaaataatataataataataataataataaaaatcacacacagtcaAGCCTTGACCCGAAGAAAAACGCTCTTCGCGATCCCGCAAAATCCACAATTTTCCATCCTACTGCATAATATTCACAAAATGTACCCCCaaaaaccaccaccaccttcaggTAAAGACAACTGTTGTACAACAGAACTGAGCGCGGGAGTGGGGTGTTGAGGAACGTGAtatgtcatttttattcttcGCTCAATGATTTAGTTTCTTACTAGGCCTATGTAGACCTTGgatggggtttaaaaaaaagggagaaaaataaTTGAGAAAAGTCCTTTTAACTGCACAAATTAAGGTCTTAAATTAAGGAACCAAGGTCCAAagaacctttaaaaaaaaaaaaaaaaaaaaaaatatctcacCTTCTTTTAACCTTTCCCTTGCTTTCTGCTGAATGTGCTGCTTATCACTGGAAGCCTTGCGGGTTTCCTGCTCATGGACCTCCTCTTTGGGCATTCCAGA of the Denticeps clupeoides chromosome 18, fDenClu1.1, whole genome shotgun sequence genome contains:
- the bod1l1 gene encoding biorientation of chromosomes in cell division protein 1-like 1 isoform X2; this encodes MAGLPPGDPQLVSMIVHHLKTQGLFDQFRRDCLADVDTKPAYLNLRQRVDNFVSNHLSNHTWSPHLNKNQLRNNIRQLVLQSGMLEQGVDRIVAQVVDPKIQHIFRPQVERVVREFVSPGSHAEEPVAYPSSVEEWQEMYPAPPGVLPAPGTSSAVSILGATSSLNQEAAVPSLKSDALLQEAELEMEGGEQEMSLVEEGEEEPLGPQPQEEDESNDQAVEMKGEEEEEEKEEVPVPEATSVTAEIKVENVSEGTEIDGEAEVEEVKMEEAEDHHKEDIKEDGSKDKSISKASGMPKEEVHEQETRKASSDKQHIQQKARERLKEEYSLEDSDLEGLSDITVSSVHTSDLSSFEGESDEEPPPSDTTEEGEITSEDENAEKKPSATEDEETKERKPRAGRQAYVHKPFLYSRYYSDSDDEVTVEQRRRSAAKDKEERLLKRQQNRERLEEKRRQKAEEKKTEDISPSLEAQKPRAKEARKEKKVLEKKVALSRRRKRDSRKEGDHGGKKKGDTEVESVKRDEGTKPGTSKVLPSKMVKKVQEASVPEDGRQRKSSSVSEDTAEPKKVSDKNRTHSFILDLEQGSEELLRQRSSGKFDRKKEQHLKERKERSLSDDRAKLKQRPEKNAGQADEGVEKKVNVEKKCREARFSVSEGSAAEDGGFRTVTPKKSKAAPSESTKEKGKEKDRDKEKIKGEKNDLTQKASSEERSDQELGSEATKKKDKVKEVLKRSKSVTEAKSAEKVKSRSESKDSAPADKSKVDVASTHHLKVVGEVEGDLRASRDVEPGLKSKLSSEKLRSKSKEETKSQLSYKKVQGQESKVKAMPPISRSDSAKEKKETLNEELVSLEEPLVGKSKETKATKKTNEKKPKESQKKSEDMPKAEDTPDASTSLAAAETPVTEADPQPEELDGASAPTMDPSTAAVSGDAFDAIRDITPEPEEEDHPARLHEFEEGPRPVPAEADALLSLMEVCSSAERSEVEQEASQRAELSPREADLMKEAALTLLSMDPDTTVSPAEVEMAVSEAGFSSEDHEQLMETSGEGAVIETAAPLVVEPKEVLSPNCVEVAAVVQNGEGNTEDVPAGQNCQKTPEAADVVGTDVDELTSIQRASAQTPPPPADLGSEFEPASAKPERSISEEPAEPEHSISEEPAESEQSIVEEPFSAEPEQSISEERASAEPEQSISEERASAEPEHSMSEEPAESEQSIVQEPSSAEPEQSVSEEPAESEQSIVEEPFSAEPEQSISAEPEYSMSEEPAESEQSIVQEPSCAEPEQSISAEPASAEPEHSISEEPAESEQSIVQEPASAEPEQSVSEEPASAEPEQSVSEEPASAEPEQSVSEEPASAEPQRSVSEEPASAEPQRSVSEEPASAEPEQCISEEPASAEPSNQEAEGIGPEDLSTRDQGTPVRPASEEAGEGPTSRPQETHGPEDKNPEAAASDVTEPVRGRRARLMKRTSSASKSDGPEEERGSDLSEVDDKITRRGRHSSQSSNKSKSEKDCSGPSAEEHPEDGKSQKVSQVRGPRRGRSKINSAPGRQQEAKTEDEPQKEVEKPEETVVRRGRRAAAQTQETGRLAAKRKRSEDTEDSAEDVHNAKMCPDAGQKEERSHEDNVSQSDGQDEVKDGCQSQPEAENEEPEKPQKKTPGRGRPSKASRVSQEDAEKSEKVAEETEEELQEGDEEEETKSRATTRSASRLEAEKNKPSKPSTRAVRKLTGREEGGPAARGGRGPTTAATRGGRKRESSPPTPRTRGGQRSEEPPAKRAKR
- the bod1l1 gene encoding biorientation of chromosomes in cell division protein 1-like 1 isoform X1; this encodes MAGLPPGDPQLVSMIVHHLKTQGLFDQFRRDCLADVDTKPAYLNLRQRVDNFVSNHLSNHTWSPHLNKNQLRNNIRQLVLQSGMLEQGVDRIVAQVVDPKIQHIFRPQVERVVREFVSPGSHAEEPVAYPSSVEEWQEMYPAPPGVLPAPGTSSAVSILGATSSLNQEAAVPSLKSDALLQEAELEMEGGEQEMSLVEEGEEEPLGPQPQEEDESNDQAVEMKGEEEEEEKEEVPVPEATSVTAEIKVENVSEGTEIDGEAEVEEVKMEEAEDHHKEDIKEDGSKDKSISKASGMPKEEVHEQETRKASSDKQHIQQKARERLKEEYSLEDSDLEGLSDITVSSVHTSDLSSFEGESDEEPPPSDTTEEGEITSEDENAEKKPSATEDEETKERKPRAGRQAYVHKPFLYSRYYSDSDDEVTVEQRRRSAAKDKEERLLKRQQNRERLEEKRRQKAEEKKTEDISPSLEAQKPRAKEARKEKKVLEKKVALSRRRKRDSRKEGDHGGKKKGDTEVESVKRDEGTKPGTSKVLPSKMVKKVQEASVPEDGRQRKSSSVSEDTAEPKKVSDKNRTHSFILDLEQGSEELLRQRSSGKFDRKKEQHLKERKERSLSDDRAKLKQRPEKNAGQADEGVEKKVNVEKKCREARFSVSEGSAAEDGGFRTVTPKKSKAAPSESTKEKGKEKDRDKEKIKGEKNDLTQKASSEERSDQELGSEATKKKDKVKEVLKRSKSVTEAKSAEKVKSRSESKDSAPADKSKVDVASTHHLKVVGEVEGDLRASRDVEPGLKSKLSSEKLRSKSKEETKSQLSYKKVQGQESKVKAMPPISRSDSAKEKKETLNEELVSLEEPLVGKSKETKATKKTNEKKPKESQKKSEDMPKAEDTPDASTSLAAAETPVTEADPQPEELDGASAPTMDPSTAAVSGDAFDAIRDITPEPEEEDHPARLHEFEEGPRPVPAEADALLSLMEVCSSAERSEVEQEASQRAELSPREADLMKEAALTLLSMDPDTTVSPAEVEMAVSEAGFSSEDHEQLMETSGEGAVIETAAPLVVEPKEVLSPNCVEVAAVVQNGEGNTEDVPAGQNCQKTPEAADVVGTDVDELTSIQRASAQTPPPPADLGSEFEPASAKPERSISEEPAEPEHSISEEPAESEQSIVEEPFSAEPEQSISEERASAEPEQSISEERASAEPEHSMSEEPAESEQSIVQEPSSAEPEQSVSEEPAESEQSIVEEPFSAEPEQSISEERASAEPEHSMSEEPAESEQSIVQEPSSAEPEQSVSEEPAESEQSIVEEPFSAEPEQSISAEPEYSMSEEPAESEQSIVQEPSCAEPEQSISAEPASAEPEHSISEEPAESEQSIVQEPASAEPEQSVSEEPASAEPEQSVSEEPASAEPEQSVSEEPASAEPQRSVSEEPASAEPQRSVSEEPASAEPEQCISEEPASAEPSNQEAEGIGPEDLSTRDQGTPVRPASEEAGEGPTSRPQETHGPEDKNPEAAASDVTEPVRGRRARLMKRTSSASKSDGPEEERGSDLSEVDDKITRRGRHSSQSSNKSKSEKDCSGPSAEEHPEDGKSQKVSQVRGPRRGRSKINSAPGRQQEAKTEDEPQKEVEKPEETVVRRGRRAAAQTQETGRLAAKRKRSEDTEDSAEDVHNAKMCPDAGQKEERSHEDNVSQSDGQDEVKDGCQSQPEAENEEPEKPQKKTPGRGRPSKASRVSQEDAEKSEKVAEETEEELQEGDEEEETKSRATTRSASRLEAEKNKPSKPSTRAVRKLTGREEGGPAARGGRGPTTAATRGGRKRESSPPTPRTRGGQRSEEPPAKRAKR